Proteins encoded within one genomic window of Nitrospira sp.:
- a CDS encoding HEAT repeat domain-containing protein, translating into MVLQSEKHSDGGWRRCVAMALLSLLLMGGGAETSMASSVKEVQAAFDKKHYQEALDLIEQITKEKEAQPDIRRLKIRSLIFLGKPKDALADYDRLEQDLKQEDRALLREVSLGFIYVLLKDMREQMRGAAYTALKDVDSPETIPSLEDGLSDGSGLVRALAAEALGKLDAGRRSPRLRNALEDQAGLVKATVLKALGKSHDRSVIPLLEKALKDEQPVVRLAAAGALYHAGQSAMWDVVQKAASAPNPEERASALRMVGELKDARGLPILLEAITNTQPSVRGAAASALGELGKVQGIPALEQALEDKIPAVKTSAAISLGELGVKDSLVALRKALADRNPVVKAAVVSALLRVDEPFESIAEDLYGLAQNNDPGTRSAAGKAAGRAHGVNTRAAVEFLGGLLKDPIPRPRIAAARALGQIGGAEVLPMLKAALHDEDDAVRATVGGAIVRILGRTKPLPSPVKS; encoded by the coding sequence ATGGTGCTGCAGAGTGAGAAGCATTCGGATGGAGGCTGGAGACGGTGTGTGGCCATGGCCCTGTTGTCGTTGTTGCTGATGGGGGGGGGGGCCGAGACATCCATGGCGAGTTCGGTGAAGGAGGTGCAGGCGGCCTTCGACAAGAAACATTATCAGGAGGCCCTGGATCTCATTGAGCAGATCACCAAGGAGAAGGAGGCTCAACCGGATATTCGTCGGCTGAAGATTCGGTCGTTGATCTTTCTGGGCAAGCCGAAGGATGCCTTGGCAGACTATGACCGGCTTGAACAGGACCTGAAACAGGAAGATCGAGCCCTTCTCAGAGAGGTCTCGCTGGGATTCATCTATGTGCTCCTAAAGGATATGCGCGAACAGATGCGCGGGGCTGCCTACACGGCGTTGAAAGATGTGGATTCCCCGGAAACCATTCCTTCATTGGAGGATGGTCTGAGTGATGGGTCTGGATTGGTGCGTGCCCTTGCGGCGGAGGCTCTTGGAAAGCTCGATGCCGGGCGACGGTCGCCACGATTGCGGAATGCCCTGGAAGACCAGGCCGGTCTGGTGAAGGCCACGGTGCTGAAGGCATTGGGGAAAAGTCACGACCGCTCGGTGATTCCGCTGTTAGAAAAGGCGCTGAAGGACGAACAGCCGGTCGTGCGGCTGGCTGCTGCCGGTGCGCTCTATCATGCCGGTCAATCCGCCATGTGGGATGTCGTTCAAAAGGCAGCCTCGGCTCCAAATCCCGAGGAGCGCGCCTCAGCCCTGCGGATGGTGGGTGAATTGAAGGATGCACGGGGATTGCCGATCCTTCTGGAAGCGATCACCAATACGCAGCCTTCAGTGCGAGGCGCTGCGGCATCGGCGTTGGGAGAACTTGGAAAGGTTCAAGGCATTCCCGCTCTGGAACAGGCCCTAGAGGACAAGATTCCCGCCGTGAAAACTTCGGCGGCCATCAGTTTGGGCGAATTGGGCGTGAAGGATTCTCTGGTTGCGTTGAGGAAGGCCTTGGCTGATCGCAATCCGGTCGTCAAGGCCGCCGTGGTATCGGCGCTCCTTCGGGTTGACGAACCATTCGAGTCCATTGCCGAAGACCTGTATGGACTCGCGCAGAATAACGATCCGGGAACACGCTCGGCTGCCGGGAAGGCTGCCGGTAGGGCTCATGGGGTCAATACCAGAGCCGCGGTGGAATTTCTCGGCGGACTCCTGAAGGATCCGATTCCCCGTCCACGCATTGCTGCGGCACGGGCGCTGGGGCAAATCGGCGGGGCCGAAGTCTTGCCGATGCTGAAAGCCGCCTTGCACGACGAGGATGATGCAGTCCGTGCGACGGTTGGCGGGGCCATTGTCCGGATCTTGGGGCGCACGAAGCCCCTGCCCAGCCCTGTGAAATCATAG
- a CDS encoding methyltransferase domain-containing protein, which produces MPRELSLAEVFQLGYYWETKILLTAVKLDVFSLLDGQGRSAAELAKQLGADTRALELLLNALVAIRLLAKNETVYANTLVAQTHLVKHGPQYVGHLLLLHDAEWDNWGKLEEAIKTGRSPVSRHVFETDPALGANVLSVLHRIGQQSGPDLAKRLGLGQARTILDLGGGAGTNAIAFCRVYPTLSATVFDLATTLPLTERTVKEAGLEGRIALKSGDFNRDSLGGPYDVVLMSDILHYQNLATNAALVKKIHAHLNPGGRLVIKDRFLDASGTSPAWTAAFAVHILVNTEQGGCYRTAEAMQWMHDGGYTSVEEIERTAVVQGFKPQAE; this is translated from the coding sequence GTGCCTCGCGAATTGTCTCTCGCCGAAGTGTTCCAGTTGGGCTACTACTGGGAAACAAAAATTCTCTTAACTGCCGTGAAGTTAGACGTCTTTTCGTTGCTCGACGGTCAAGGACGCAGCGCGGCGGAACTCGCTAAACAGCTTGGTGCCGACACACGTGCCTTGGAATTGCTCCTGAACGCTTTGGTGGCTATCCGGCTTCTCGCTAAGAACGAAACAGTCTACGCAAACACGCTGGTGGCACAGACCCATCTGGTCAAGCATGGGCCACAGTATGTCGGGCATTTGCTCCTGCTGCATGATGCCGAGTGGGACAACTGGGGCAAGTTGGAGGAGGCCATCAAAACAGGCCGCTCACCCGTGTCCCGCCATGTGTTCGAGACGGATCCGGCGTTAGGCGCCAATGTTTTGTCCGTCCTGCATCGAATCGGGCAGCAGAGTGGGCCGGATTTGGCGAAGCGTCTGGGGCTCGGTCAGGCTCGGACCATTCTGGATTTAGGCGGTGGGGCGGGAACGAATGCCATCGCATTCTGCCGGGTGTATCCGACCCTGTCTGCCACCGTGTTTGATCTGGCGACGACCCTTCCGTTGACGGAGCGAACGGTGAAGGAGGCGGGGCTTGAGGGTAGGATTGCGCTGAAGTCCGGCGATTTTAATCGTGACTCCCTCGGGGGGCCTTACGACGTGGTGTTGATGTCGGACATCCTGCACTACCAGAATCTGGCGACCAACGCCGCACTGGTGAAGAAAATTCATGCCCACCTGAATCCCGGTGGACGCTTGGTCATCAAGGATCGGTTTCTCGACGCATCCGGCACGAGTCCGGCGTGGACGGCGGCCTTTGCGGTGCACATTCTGGTGAACACCGAACAGGGGGGCTGTTACCGCACGGCTGAGGCCATGCAGTGGATGCATGACGGGGGATATACCTCGGTCGAAGAAATTGAACGGACTGCCGTGGTGCAGGGGTTTAAACCGCAGGCGGAGTAG